Part of the Pleurocapsa minor HA4230-MV1 genome, AAGGAATTCAACGGTAAAGTTGGTAATCCCAAAAGCTTTGATTTATTAGATAATTTACTTGCCGAACAATTTTATCGTTTATCATTTTGGAAAGTTGCCGCTCAACAAATTAACTATCGTCGCTTTTTTACAGTTAATGAATTAATTTCTGTCAAGGTAGAAGAGTTAAAGGTATTTAATAAAACTCACGAATTAATTGAGCGATTAGTCGCTGAAAATAAATTTACAGGAGTACGAATAGATCATATAGATGGTTTATATAATCCTGCTGAATATTTAACTAGACTGAGAACAAAACTAGGCGATATTTATATTACCGTCGAAAAAATTCTCGAATTAACTGAAGATTTACCACAACAATGGCAAATTCAAGGTACAAGTGGCTACGAATTTCTTAATTACGTCAATGGTTTATTTTGTCAATCAGAAAATGAAGCAGATTTTAGTCAAATTTATACTCAATTTACTGGTTTAAAAGCTGATTATCAAGATTTATTTTATGAAAAGCAGGCTTTATTTTTAGAGAAAAACTTAGGAGGAGATCTAGAAAATCTAGCTCGAATTCTCAAAAAAATCGCTTCTGATACGAGGGAAGGGAGTGATTTTACTACATATGGTTTAAAAAATGCTCTGTTTGAAGTGTTAGTACTGTTCCCTATTTATCGTACCTATATTGATGAAAACGGTGTAAGAGAAATAGATCGAGAATATATCAATCAAACTATCAAAGCTGCTCAGAAAAAAGCTCCCTTACTAGTTAATGAATTAAACTTTATTCAAAAAATACTGCTGTTGAAATACGAAGATGGTCATAGTAAAACTCAAGCAGAAAAATGGCTATATTTTGTTATGCGATCCCAACAATTAACAGGCCCATTAATGGCGAAGGGAGTTGAAGATACACTTTTATATGTTTATAACCGATTACTATCATTAAATGAGGTAGGAGGAAACCCCAGTCACTTTGGGATCGAGTTGGATTTATTTCATCAGTTTAATCAAAATAAAGTCAAACATTGGCAGCATGGGATGAATACCACTGCTACCCACGACACTAAGCGGGGTGAAGATGCACGCAGTAGATTGAACGTGCTGTCGGAAATTCCTCAAGAGTGGTCACGTACCGTTAATCAATGGCGGGAAATTAATCAAGTACATAAACAAGGAGTAGTTCCCGATGCTAATGATGAATATTTTTTATATCAGACTTTATTAGGAACTTTTCCCTTTGAAGACGAAGAATCAGCATTTCTGACCAGAATTAAGGATTACATGCTCAAAGCAGTTAGAGAAGCTAAAGTTAATACAGCCTGGTTGCGTCCTAATGAAGAATACGAACAAGCATTGATGAGTTTTATTGAACGAGTTTTATCTCCTCAAGAATCTAATTTCTTACAGCATTTTCGACCTTTTCAGCAGCAAATAGCTGAATACGGTATTTATAATTCTCTTTCCCAAGTGTTAATTAAAAATACAGCGCCTGGCGTACCAGATTTATATCAGGGTGCAGAACTATGGGAATTAAGTTTAGTCGATCCCGATAATCGTCGTCCTATAGATTATCAAAAACGAAGAAAATTTTTACAAGAAATTAAACTAAAAAGTTCACAGGATATTCTACAACTACTTAAAGAACTAATTGCAACGAAAGAAAATGGTAAGATCAAACTTTTCTTAACTCATCAGTTACTAAAAGCCAGAAAAGAATATATAAAAATATTTCAAAACGGAAATTATCAACCAATAGAAATTACTGGTAAATATCACAATCATCTGATTGCTTTTAGTAGAAATTATGGCGACAAAACTATTGTGGCGATCGCACCTCGGTTTTTAACTGGAATCATTAAACCAGGACAACTTCCTCTTGGTACAAAAATATGGGAAGATACCAGCCTCAAGTTAGTACCTAAAAATTGGCATAATCTAATCGATAACCAAACAATAACAGGAGAAAATTTAGCAGTGGGAGAAATTTTACAGAACTTTCCTGTTGCATTATTAATTGGATAATAGATTTGAGTAATCTGGTAGTAATAAAAAGGTAATAAAGCATTATAGAACTATTTTAGTTATGCCTTGTTGTATTAAAAAGTCGTGGTGTTGCTCATGAGTGCGATCGTTATTTAATGATGAGTACAGATTTGCTTAAGTTGACGAGTAGAGCAAGTAATGATTTTAAGACGGGCGAAATACTATTTTTTCTAGTTCAAAAGTCAGATATTTTGTTTGTCACAGTAAATTTTCTCGTTTACTACGGTATTTTGCTGCCATTTTTTCGGCATTTCTATAAACCAATTGTGGGGTTTTAAGCATATCTCCTGACTCTTGTTCAAGTTCTTTTGTAGAAACTGCAACACGTCTTTTTTCAATATTCATCCAAATAACAATCGCTTTTATTTCATCATCAACTTTAAAAATACTGTTTAAGTCTATTGAATTAACAGTATCTTGAGAAATATCGGAAATATGTAACAACACAACGCCTTCCCCAATATCTATAAATAAACCATAGTCTTTAATTTTTATTACTTTTCCTGTTATAAGATCGCCAATTTTTATTTGTTTTACTCTTAGGTAAACAACGCAAATTTATTACTTACACATAAAGAATATTTTTTATTATTTAATATTTGCAAAGGTGTTCTAAGATTATTATTTTTATTTTCAATAAAATTGGAATTTATATGACTGTCATGAAGGAAAGCAGCTGTACCTTCAATATTTACTAGAAAACCAGTACTTACTGAATTTCTCTTGGCTATTTGTGAGTAAAATATAATATTTTCATTTTCTGCTTGGATCTGTTTAATTCTTTTATAACCTATTTGATCTTCTAATTTTTTAATAGATAAACCAAGGGTTCTACACCTATATTATGATAAATATCCGAAACTATAAATTCACGAACTAAATTAAGATGTAAAACTTCTTCAGAAGATTTAGCCCATAGTGACATATCACTCAGACCAATATATGCAGCTTTTTCTGCTCCAACATCAACAAAAGCATAGTCTAACGTTGTCACTATTATTTTATTAAATTGAGAAACTGTAATATAGCGATATATTTCAATTGTGTTTAAAAAACTGGTTTGAAAACGATCTTGTAACTTGTAAACTATAAGTATTACGACAAATTGTAATTTTTTCAAGATGTCCTAAAATTAAATAAGCTTAGTAGTTTGGGCATTTAACGAAGGTCGTGGTGTTGCTCATGAATGCGATCGCTATTTAATAGGAAGTACGGATTTACCTTAAATAAAAATAAGAAATAACCGCTCAAACACAATTCAAAACCAAGATGCAATTGTTTAAATTTGATCCTAAAGCTCGCCCTATCTGGGAAATCGCAGCAGAAATTAGCGCACAAATACCAGATTTAGAATGGGCAAAAGTGCCAACAGATCTAGCTAAAAACTTTGATAAGTATCAAACTAAGGCTGCAAAATGCGCACCTTCTAAATCGCTATTTGAGGGGTGAGCAAATCTTAAATATTTTTAAATACTAATAACTTGCTCACCACGATCTTTTAAGCTTTATTGCGATAAAGAATGTTGACAATAAATTTAGCAACTACTTGGAAGAAGCTAGGTTTTTTCTCGTTTTTGGTAGCATTTGAATTAGAAGTCTTAACTGCCGACTTGTCAGATGATTCTACAGATTCTGGCTTCTTGGGTGGTATTGCTTCGGTTAAGGATGCTTCTGCTGCTTCTAGCGCTTCAGATTCAGCAACATTGGCATTAGCGATCAGTTCTGGGGAAGATTCAATCGTGGTGGAAACTGATTTTGGTACGCTGAGATTTTCCTCAATGTTTTCCTCGTTTTCCTCAATATTGGTTTCCGTCACAGCAGAAGGTACAGGCTCAGGTGCAGTTAAAGAATGACACTTGTTTAAAAAGTCTTCTAACTTTTGGCGATCGCCAAGCTCAATTTGGCGCGCATTGGCAGCACATTCAGCAATATCATAGTCGCCAATATAAGCAAGCCATTTCTCTAGATCTTGTCGAACTAAAAAGCTTGTGGCGTCATCGGGATACTGCTCACAGAGTTTTAATAAATCTTCGGCATTATTAGCTACTCTACCGTCGGGAAAATGAAAAGGCTCAGTCATGGTCGTAATTTTATTTATGGTTAAATCAAAAAAGTTCAGTTTTATCTTGCCACAGGTATCTCAACATCAACCGCTAGGAATTTGCTGAATGTTAATATCCAATCAGCAACAAAAATAATCAGCGATCCCGAAGGGTAGGCGGAGCCTAATCGCTTAATTATAATTCGATCATAGTTACCCTGGTACTTTCATCCCTCTATCTACGGCTGGACGTTGCTTGAGCGTTTCGTACCACTGTTTGAGCTGTGGATGATTCTCTAAGGTCAACTCCATAAACTCAAAAGCAGCTACCCAGGGATAGATGGCAATGTCAGCAATCGAATAATCAGCACCGCTAATATACTCTGTCTTAGCCAATTGACTATTCAGGACATCATAAAGTCTTAAGGTTTCCTTGTGATAGCGATCGATGGCATAGGGAATTTTGGCTGGGGCATACTTATTAAAGTGATTATATTGCCCAAACATTGGCCCAATGCTACCCATCTGGAACATTAGCCATTCAATTGTATTAAAGCGCTGTTTTACCTCAGTAGATAGTAATTTTCCTGTCTTTTCCGCTAAGTAAATTAAAATTGCTCCCGATTCAAAGATCGTCAACTCGGCATCGCGATCGACAATTGCGGGAATTTTGCTATTAGGATTGATAGCGACAAACTCAGGCGCAAACTGTTCTCCCTTAGTAATATCAACACTATGAACCTGATAATCTAAGCCGATCTCTTCCAGCATGATAGAAGCTTTGCGACCATTTGGAGTGGTAAAAGTATACAGATCGATCATTTTGGGTACAAAATTATTAATTACTCTTGATTCACCTACTACTATTATGACGACACATCCAAAGATGGGCCGCATCTCGGTAAACTAATAACTAAGTTAATTATGCGATTTTAAGGGTTTGTTGGTGGATATGAGTAATACAGTTTGGGAATTAGATTTTTATTCACGTCCCGTCTTAGATGAAGCAGGTAAAAAACTTTGGGAAGTTTTGATCTGTGAAAGTTCCAATAGTATAGAGCGATCGCCTGCTACTCTATTCAAATATGCTGAATATTGTCCCAGTACCAGCGTAAATTCATTATGGTTAAGAGAAGCAATTGAAAGAGCGATCGCCGAAGCAGCTACAACACCCAAAAAAATCCGCTTTTTTCGTCGCCAGATGAACAACATGATTGTCAAAGCTTGCGAAGATGCTGGAATTAACCCTGTACCCAGTCGTCGCACCTATGCGTTAAATCAGTGGCTTGCCCAAAGAATGATTGATGTTTACCCCCAAATGGAGGGATTCGATCTCAAGACGGCTAATGCTACTTCGGTACAGTATCCCCCGTTAAACGCAATTTCTCTGCCAGATGCGGTAAAAGGCGATCGCGGGGACAAATGGACTTTTGTTAGCCTATCTGCTGCTGATTTTGATGATATGCCAGATTGGGAGATTGCTTTTCAAGAATCTTTTGCCCTCTCCCTGTTAGATATAAAGACTGATACGGCGATCCCTGGCTTAATTATCTATTCTCCCCGCGCCACTCCCTTGGCAGCCTGGATGTCGGGACTAGAAATGGGTTATCTTCAGCTAGAAAAATCTGCTCGTCCTCAACTACGTTTAGAAACAGGATTGAGTGATAGCTGGACATTAATTAACTTAACTAACCAAGAAATTGTTAAGCAGGCAGAAGATTTTGAGACTGCAAAACAAAAAGCCAATGGAGTCCACTTTTTAGCAGTACAATCAGATCCCAATTCCGAAGCTTTTGCTGGTTTTTGGCTGTTAAAAGAATAACTTTAACAGCCGTACATTGGGTTCTAAGTTGGTTAACTTTCAATTATTTCTTCGTAATAATCCAAATAGCATGAATTAAACCAGGAAAATAGCCGAGTAGAGTTAACAGAATATTGATCCAAAAGTCTACGCCTATACCAACTTGAAGAAATACTCCTAATGGTGGTATTAAAATTGACAAGAGAATGCGGATTACGTCACCCATATTGCTTGTTCTCCTACAGCAATGTTTTTTATCGACAGCAGTAATACACCTCAAGTCTGTTTTTAAGGCAATTACTGCTGTTTATTAGCAATAACATGCTCAGACAAACTTTAGCTTCTATCTTGAGTTAGAGGGAACAAGACGCTTTTCTAACGAATTAAGACGCTGTTGGGCAGTTTTATTTTCAGGGTCATATTCTAATGCTTCTCTATAAGTTTCTACAGCTTTGACAATCATCTGTTTTTTCTCATAGACGTTACCCAGATTGTTAAACGCAATTACGTATTCAGGATAAAGCTTTAAAGCTTCTTTATACTGTCTGATGGCAATGTCGTATTGTTCTTGAGCAAAGTAAGCATAACCCATCGCGTTGTGGATTAAAGCCTGATTTTCTTCTGGCAACTGCTTGTCTACTTTCAAAGCCTTTTCGAGGAGAGTGATCGACTGAACAAACAACTTTTTATCTAAATACAGACTTCCCAATTCATAATATTCTTCGGCAGTGCCTTTCTCTTTTTTAAGCTTGTCTTGCAGGCGAGAAAAGGTGCTTTCTTGTTTACGAGTTTTAATAACTTCTCGCAGAATATAGATCGCGGCAAAAACTAAAATTGCTAGTAAAGCAGAAATATAAGCTATAGGTAGATTCTCATTCATGGGCGATCGCGCTTTGTGATACTTTTGTTAATTCGGTTTCTAATTACCTGTAATTTTCACACATCTAACCAGACGAGATCCTTAATCGTTAACAAAATGTTGATTAGAAATACCGCAGTCAATCAAAGCCATTCCCAATTAGGAAAAGTTGCAGCTTGCCCACAGTTCTGTCCAGATTCATCAGTTAAATTCCACAGGGTTGCTTGTTTAATTAAAAATCTTTGGCCTTGACTAGAGATCCTCACCCCCTGGTAATTCTCAATATATCCCTGTTCTTTTGCCTGCTGGAGCATTCCTGCCCGTTCCTCTCTGGCGACTGGTTCAGCACTGGTAGCAGAAGGGGTTGTAATAAATTCGTCCCAACTCAAAGACCATAATTGTAAAGCCGTTTGATTACCATAGTTAAAAATAGGCTCTGCTTGAATACCATGAGAAACCAGCACAAATGGCGCATAAAATAACGTTTTGGATAATTGTTCTGGAGTATCAACCGAATCAATTAAATTCTTCCCCAATAGCTGGCGATAGCTATCCGCTACAATCTGTATCCAGCGAATAATTTCTGGTTGTTGCCAAACAGATATAGTCATTCAAATTAATTTCCGTAGGTTTATCTATAAAATGCTTATCTTCTCAGTAATCAGTAATCACTGATGATTGGCAATTTCACTGTTTAATATTTCATATCCTTGTTCGAGGCTTTCGATTTGGGACAGGCGATCGCGTAACTCAGCTGCACCAGAAAATCCTTTACAATACCAAGCTAAATGTTTACGGGATTGATAGATACCTCGTTGTCCTTTGTATTCCCACAAACCTAATAGATGCTCTTTAGCGCATTCCAGTATAGTAGCAACATCAGGAGGCGGTAATAAATCACCTGTTTGCAGAAAATGATCGATTTCACCGACTAAGAAGGGATAGCCTAAAGTCCCCCGTGAACACATCACGCCATCTGCTTGTGTCATCTCCAGACATTTCACCGCAGCTTCAACGGAGAAAATATCACCATTAGCAATGACAGGGATTGATAAAGCCTGTTTAACCTTAGCAATCCATGACCAGCAAGCAGAACCGTTATAGCCTTGAGCGCGAGTACGAGCATGAAGCGTCAGCATTTGCGCCCCTTGATTTTCCATCCTGCGGGCAAAATCAATAATATTAATTTCCCGATCATCCCAGCCAAGACGGGTTTTAACTGTTACGGGAACATCTACTGCCTCGACTACAGTTTTCACAATTGCCTCGGCTACTTCTGGTTGACGCAACAAAGACGAGCCACCGCCTTTTTTCGTGATCTTATTGACGGGGCAACCCATATTAATATCAACAGTATTCGCTCCTTGAGCTACCGCTTTGCGGGCTGCTTCCGCCATAAAGTCTGGGCGACAATCAAATAACTGAATACTAATGGGATTTTCATCAGCAGCGATCGCCATTATGCTCGGCAATTCTTGTAGATGATAAATTTCTTTAGCACTCACCATCTCGGTATACATCATCGATTTTGGCGCATATCGCCTCACTAATCGTCGAAAGACCAGATCGGTAACTCCTGATAGAGGAGACTGTAAGACACGACTATTAACTACCACCGAGCCGATTTCTAGAGGAGTTGCCAACCTAGTTTTCAGTTCAGCAGATAAAGCGAGAACTTCAATTGAATTAACCATAAATCAAATCTTCATAGCGAGGAAATATGACTCACAAATCCTTAACTGCTAATACTCGAAAATAATTCAGAGTTTAAAGCTTAAAGCTAATTAGCAACAGAGCGCCAAACACCGACCAAAATCCCCTGAATTTCTACATTCTCAGCTTCTGCTTTGATCGGCTCATATTTTTGATTAGCAGGCTTAAGGGTAATTTTTTCTTGTTGCTGATAAAAATGTTTTAAAGTTGTTCCATATCCTGATACTCTAGCGGCCACAATATCGCCATTTTTGACTTTGGTGGCATCATCAAGCGATCGCATAACTACATAATCTCCTTCATTAATGAGATCCTCAATCATGCTGTCGCCAACTACTCGCAAAACATAACAATCAGGCTGAGCAAATAGATCGGCTAAATCTAGCCGAGTTTTTTCATCACTAAACGGCTCAACTAAACCGCCTGCTGCAATCTCACCTTCAATAGCCAATCCTTTTTCGGGCTGATGTAAGATTTTAATGGTGCGAGCTTTGCCATCGATCCAGTCAATGTAACCTTTATTTCGCAGTCTTTCCAGTCGACTTTGAACGGGAGCGGGCGATCGCAAATTCATCGCTTTCATCATCTGCCTAATAGAGGGTGCGTGCTGGGTCGACTTGATATACTCAACTAACCAATCGTAAAGTTCTTTTTGGGCTGGGGTAAGACTTTCCATTGCTTTTTTCTAAGGTATGTTTTTGAGGACAAGCTACTGGCAATTGAAACCAAAACTTGATATGTCCATTCAGAACATAGGTACTAAATATTAGAAGATATTGACCCCCAGTAAGTCAAGTATCGTTTCTTTTAAGTGGCGAGTATTGACCATGGATCGGCAAAAAACCAATTCGATCGAGTTATCAAGAATTAAATTGTTTTATGTTAATAATTGCAAATTTTAAGTTATGGCAAAAGCGCAATCAGTTTAACCATTGTTCAGTTAGAGCTAGCTTAATTAGTCTATTGCTCTGCCTTTTACTGTTGCTTAATGGTTGCAGCGATCAAAGACAAATTAGTAAACCAGAAGTAACCAAGATCACTTTTTGGCACGGAATTAACCCACCAGAGAATCGAGATATTTTTCAAGAATTAGTCAATAAATTTAATCAAAATAATCCCGATCTTGAAGTTGAAGCATTATATATTGGTCAACCTGATACTCAACTACCCAAAATTTTAGCT contains:
- the treY gene encoding malto-oligosyltrehalose synthase; amino-acid sequence: MRIPTATYRIQFHAEFNFAQAQEIVAYLADLGISDFYASPIFQATQGSTHGYDVTNSTMLNPELGTKSDFAKLSAEIHQHQMGWLQDIVPNHMAYDSHNLWLMDVLENGQDSEFFDFFDINWNQSDEEMNERVLAPFLGDFYGNCLERGEIKLDYQKQNLIVTYFGLELPVRIESYLTFITYNLNILEQKLGRQHPDFIKFIGIIYLLKNLPKDTKDKERLEQKVFVKNLLAEAYQQNSTVEEFIQNNLKEFNGKVGNPKSFDLLDNLLAEQFYRLSFWKVAAQQINYRRFFTVNELISVKVEELKVFNKTHELIERLVAENKFTGVRIDHIDGLYNPAEYLTRLRTKLGDIYITVEKILELTEDLPQQWQIQGTSGYEFLNYVNGLFCQSENEADFSQIYTQFTGLKADYQDLFYEKQALFLEKNLGGDLENLARILKKIASDTREGSDFTTYGLKNALFEVLVLFPIYRTYIDENGVREIDREYINQTIKAAQKKAPLLVNELNFIQKILLLKYEDGHSKTQAEKWLYFVMRSQQLTGPLMAKGVEDTLLYVYNRLLSLNEVGGNPSHFGIELDLFHQFNQNKVKHWQHGMNTTATHDTKRGEDARSRLNVLSEIPQEWSRTVNQWREINQVHKQGVVPDANDEYFLYQTLLGTFPFEDEESAFLTRIKDYMLKAVREAKVNTAWLRPNEEYEQALMSFIERVLSPQESNFLQHFRPFQQQIAEYGIYNSLSQVLIKNTAPGVPDLYQGAELWELSLVDPDNRRPIDYQKRRKFLQEIKLKSSQDILQLLKELIATKENGKIKLFLTHQLLKARKEYIKIFQNGNYQPIEITGKYHNHLIAFSRNYGDKTIVAIAPRFLTGIIKPGQLPLGTKIWEDTSLKLVPKNWHNLIDNQTITGENLAVGEILQNFPVALLIG
- a CDS encoding S1 RNA-binding domain-containing protein, which codes for MCVVYLRVKQIKIGDLITGKVIKIKDYGLFIDIGEGVVLLHISDISQDTVNSIDLNSIFKVDDEIKAIVIWMNIEKRRVAVSTKELEQESGDMLKTPQLVYRNAEKMAAKYRSKRENLL
- a CDS encoding glutathione S-transferase N-terminal domain-containing protein → MIDLYTFTTPNGRKASIMLEEIGLDYQVHSVDITKGEQFAPEFVAINPNSKIPAIVDRDAELTIFESGAILIYLAEKTGKLLSTEVKQRFNTIEWLMFQMGSIGPMFGQYNHFNKYAPAKIPYAIDRYHKETLRLYDVLNSQLAKTEYISGADYSIADIAIYPWVAAFEFMELTLENHPQLKQWYETLKQRPAVDRGMKVPG
- a CDS encoding Tab2/Atab2 family RNA-binding protein is translated as MSNTVWELDFYSRPVLDEAGKKLWEVLICESSNSIERSPATLFKYAEYCPSTSVNSLWLREAIERAIAEAATTPKKIRFFRRQMNNMIVKACEDAGINPVPSRRTYALNQWLAQRMIDVYPQMEGFDLKTANATSVQYPPLNAISLPDAVKGDRGDKWTFVSLSAADFDDMPDWEIAFQESFALSLLDIKTDTAIPGLIIYSPRATPLAAWMSGLEMGYLQLEKSARPQLRLETGLSDSWTLINLTNQEIVKQAEDFETAKQKANGVHFLAVQSDPNSEAFAGFWLLKE
- a CDS encoding YqaE/Pmp3 family membrane protein, which gives rise to MGDVIRILLSILIPPLGVFLQVGIGVDFWINILLTLLGYFPGLIHAIWIITKK
- a CDS encoding tetratricopeptide repeat protein, with amino-acid sequence MNENLPIAYISALLAILVFAAIYILREVIKTRKQESTFSRLQDKLKKEKGTAEEYYELGSLYLDKKLFVQSITLLEKALKVDKQLPEENQALIHNAMGYAYFAQEQYDIAIRQYKEALKLYPEYVIAFNNLGNVYEKKQMIVKAVETYREALEYDPENKTAQQRLNSLEKRLVPSNSR
- a CDS encoding MEKHLA domain-containing protein, whose translation is MTISVWQQPEIIRWIQIVADSYRQLLGKNLIDSVDTPEQLSKTLFYAPFVLVSHGIQAEPIFNYGNQTALQLWSLSWDEFITTPSATSAEPVAREERAGMLQQAKEQGYIENYQGVRISSQGQRFLIKQATLWNLTDESGQNCGQAATFPNWEWL
- the dusB gene encoding tRNA dihydrouridine synthase DusB, translating into MVNSIEVLALSAELKTRLATPLEIGSVVVNSRVLQSPLSGVTDLVFRRLVRRYAPKSMMYTEMVSAKEIYHLQELPSIMAIAADENPISIQLFDCRPDFMAEAARKAVAQGANTVDINMGCPVNKITKKGGGSSLLRQPEVAEAIVKTVVEAVDVPVTVKTRLGWDDREINIIDFARRMENQGAQMLTLHARTRAQGYNGSACWSWIAKVKQALSIPVIANGDIFSVEAAVKCLEMTQADGVMCSRGTLGYPFLVGEIDHFLQTGDLLPPPDVATILECAKEHLLGLWEYKGQRGIYQSRKHLAWYCKGFSGAAELRDRLSQIESLEQGYEILNSEIANHQ
- the lexA gene encoding transcriptional repressor LexA; protein product: MESLTPAQKELYDWLVEYIKSTQHAPSIRQMMKAMNLRSPAPVQSRLERLRNKGYIDWIDGKARTIKILHQPEKGLAIEGEIAAGGLVEPFSDEKTRLDLADLFAQPDCYVLRVVGDSMIEDLINEGDYVVMRSLDDATKVKNGDIVAARVSGYGTTLKHFYQQQEKITLKPANQKYEPIKAEAENVEIQGILVGVWRSVAN